A stretch of Vigna angularis cultivar LongXiaoDou No.4 chromosome 4, ASM1680809v1, whole genome shotgun sequence DNA encodes these proteins:
- the LOC108330555 gene encoding aminopeptidase M1 produces the protein MDQFKGQPRLPKFAVPKRYDIRLKPDLVSHRFAGSVSVNLDIIAPTSFIVLNAAELSVTADSVSFTIGDSSTVFKPSRIELVENDEILVLEFPQEIPVGLGVLTILFEGILNDRMKGFYRSTYEYNGEKKTMAVTQFEPADARRCFPCWDEPACKATFKITLDVPSELVALSNMPVAEEITNGNLKTVSYEESPIMSTYLVAVVVGLFDYVEDHTSDGVKVRVYGQVGKANQGKFALDVAVKTLELYKNYFATPYSLPKLDMIAIPDFAAGAMENYGLVTYRETALLYDEQHSAAANKQRVATVVAHELAHQWFGNLVTMEWWTHLWLNEGFATWVSYLATDSLFPEWKIWSQFLHESTEGLRLDGLAESHPIEVDINHACEIDEIFDAISYRKGASVIRMLQSYLGAECFQRSLASYIKKYACSNAKTEDLWAALEAESGEPVNKLMNSWTKQMGYPVVSVKVNEQKLEFDQSQFLSSGAQGEGQWIVPVTLCSGTYEVRKSFLLQTKSDAHDVKDFIGTADISVNYWIKLNVDQAGFYRVKYDEVLAAKLRHAVEKQLLSPSDRFGVLDDAFALCMARQESLTSLINLMGSYREEVDYTVLSNLITITLKVERIAADAVPQLLDYFRQFFIGLLQHCAERLGWEPKPGESHLDAMLRGEILTALALLGHDLTLEEASKRFQAFLEDRNTPLLPPDTRKAAYVAVMQGASKSNRSGYESLLKVYRETDLSQEKTRILGSLSSSRDPDLILEALNFMLSSEVRSQDAVFGLAVNREGRDVAWAWLKENWEHLIKTYGSGFLITRFVSAVVSPFASFEKAKEVEEFFASHATPSIARTLRQSLERVNINANWVESIRKEDSLTDAVRELAYRKY, from the exons atggATCAGTTCAAAGGACAACCTCGTCTTCCAAAATTCGCCGTTCCCAAACGGTACGACATTAGGCTCAAGCCCGACCTCGTCTCGCACCGTTTTGCTGGATCGGTCTCCGTCAATCTCGACATCATCGCCCCCACCTCTTTCATCGTTCTTAATGCTGCCGAACTCTCCGTCACCGCCGACTCCGTTTCATTCACCATTGGAGATTCTTCCACG GTTTTTAAGCCTTCGCGAATTGAGTTGGTTGAAAATGATGAGATTCTGGTTCTGGAGTTCCCACAGGAAATACCAGTTGGACTGGGTGTATTGACTATTCTGTTTGAAGGAATCTTGAACGATAGAATGAAAGGGTTCTACAGAAG TACCTATGAATATAATGGTGAGAAGAAGACTATGGCAGTTACACAGTTTGAACCGGCTGATGCCAGGCGGTGCTTTCCTTGTTGGGATGAACCTGCTTGCAAG GCTACTTTCAAGATCACATTGGATGTGCCTTCAGAGCTTGTTGCTCTTTCCAACATGCCAGTTGCTGAAGAAATAACAAATGGAAATCTAAAAACAGTTTCATATGAAGAATCACCAATCATGTCTACATACTTGGTTGCTGTTGTCGTTGGTTTGTTTGATTATGTGGAAGATCACACCTCTGACG GTGTCAAAGTCCGAGTGTATGGTCAAGTTGGTAAGGCAAACCAGGGGAAATTTGCGCTTGATGTGGCTGTGAAAACTTTGGAACTTTACAAAAA TTACTTCGCTACTCCTTACTCTCTGCCAAAATTGGATATGATTGCGATCCCTGATTTTGCTGCTGGAGCCATGGAGAATTATGGTTTGGTTACATATCGGGAGACTGCTTTGCTATATGATGAGCAGCATTCTGCGGCTGCAAACAAACAGAGG GTTGCAACTGTCGTAGCTCACGAACTAGCTCACCAGTGGTTTGGCAATCTTGTTACAATGGAGTGGTGGACACATTTATGGCTGAATGAAGGTTTTGCAACATGG GTGAGCTATTTAGCAACCGATAGCTTGTTTCCTGAGTGGAAAATATGGTCTCAATTTCTTCATGAATCCACTGAGGGTCTTAGGTTGGATGGACTTGCAGAATCCCACCCAATTGAG GTGGATATAAATCATGCTTGTGAGAttgatgaaatatttgatgcaatAAGTTATAGAAAAGGTGCATCTGTTATTAGGATGCTACAAAGCTATCTCGGTGCTGAATGCTTTCAG AGGTCGCTGgcttcatatataaaaaaatatgcttGCTCAAATGCTAAGACTGAGGATCTCTGGGCTGCACTTGAGGCAGAATCTGGTGAACCTGTGAACAAGTTAATGAACTCATGGACAAAGCAGATGGGATATCCTGTTGTATCTGTTAAAGTCAATGAGCAGAAATTGGAATTTGATCAG TCACAATTCTTGTCAAGCGGTGCTCAAGGAGAAGGCCAATGGATTGTTCCAGTAACATTATGCTCTGGCACTTATGAGGTCCGCAAGAGTTTCCTCTTGCAAACAAAATCTGATGCACATGACGTCAAAGACTTCATTGGTACCGCAGACATAAGTGTAAATTATTGGATTAAACTAAATGTGGATCAGGCTGGTTTTTACAGGGTGAAATACGATGAGGTGCTTGCTGCTAAACTTAGACATGCAGTAGAGAAGCAACTCTTATCTCCCTCAGACCGATTTG GCGTTCTGGATGATGCATTTGCACTTTGTATGGCTCGCCAAGAATCATTAACGTCCTTGATTAACTTGATGGGATCATACAGAGAGGAAGTTGATTATACCGTGCTGTCTAACCTAATAACT ATAACTCTTAAAGTTGAACGCATTGCAGCCGATGCTGTACCTCAATTGCTAGATTATTTCAGGCAGTTCTTTATTGGTCTTCTCCAGCACTGTGCTGA GAGGCTTGGTTGGGAGCCTAAACCAGGAGAAAGTCATCTAGATGCAATGTTGAGAGGAGAAATATTGACTGCTCTTGCTTTGCTTGGTCATGATTTAACACTGGAAGAAGCAAGCAAGCGTTTTCAAGCATTCTTAGAGGACAGGAATACACCACTTCTCCCGCCTGATACAAGAAAG GCAGCATATGTAGCTGTAATGCAAGGGGCAAGCAAATCTAATCGATCCGGTTATGAATCCCTTTTGAAAGTATATAGAGAAACTGACCTAAGCCAGGAGAAAACACGAATTCTTG GCTCTCTGTCATCTTCACGTGATCCAGATCTAATTCTTGAAGCTCTTAACTTTATGTTGTCATCTGAG GTTCGGAGCCAGGATGCCGTTTTTGGACTTGCTGTTAATAGAGAAGGACGAGATGTAGCTTGGGCATGGCTTAAG GAAAATTGGGAACACCTCATAAAAACATATGGTTCAGGATTTCTGATAACCCGCTTTGTCAGTGCAGTTGTCTCACCG TTTGCATCCTTTGAGAAGGCCAAGGAGGTAGAAGAATTCTTTGCTAGCCATGCTACGCCTTCCATTGCTAGAACTTTAAGGCAGAGCCTTGAGCGGGTTAATATCAACGCAAACTGGGTTGAGAGTATTCGGAAGGAAGACAGCCTTACTGATGCTGTGAGGGAACTGGCATACAGAAAATATTAG
- the LOC108331000 gene encoding protein ANTAGONIST OF LIKE HETEROCHROMATIN PROTEIN 1 translates to MKEPTTKRRKKNDEGATRKTKKKREPKGVLRTIVFMDGKEKDEEEKEEREKMKGMIDGYYSEVEESNPRKRNKVGGDSVSHRRVWVKERSGAWWEECNKAEFPEEEFRKAFRMGRVTFEAICEELNSVIAKEDTTLRNAIPVKQRVAVCLWRLATGDPLSVVSKRFGLGISTCHKLVLEVCTAIKRVLMPKYLQWPNAVVLRDIKGEFENVSGIPNVVGSMFTSHVPIIAPKMSVSAYFNKRHTERNHKTSYSVTVQGVVDHRGVFTDVCIGWPGSMGNEQVLEKSALFQRANNGGLNLSGVWIVGGSGYPLLDWVLVPYTQQNLTWTQHAFNEKIGGVRRVAKDAFGRLKGRWGCLRKRTEVKLQDLPLVLGACCVLHNICELKNEEMDPELLKIDDDVVDDDDDDLVVEPEVPLRSVSSLKARDAIAHNLLHHGLAGTSFL, encoded by the coding sequence ATGAAGGAACCCACGACAAAACGCCGTAAGAAGAACGATGAGGGGGCAACCCgtaagacgaagaagaagagagaaccGAAGGGTGTTCTCAGAACAATCGTGTTCATGgatggaaaagagaaagacgaagaagaaaaagaagaacgcGAAAAAATGAAGGGCATGATCGATGGTTACTACAGCGAGGTGGAAGAGTCCAATCCGAGAAAGAGAAACAAGGTCGGCGGTGACTCGGTGAGTCACCGGCGAGTTTGGGTGAAGGAGCGTTCGGGGGCGTGGTGGGAGGAGTGTAACAAAGCCGAATTTCCGGAAGAAGAGTTCCGGAAAGCGTTCAGAATGGGAAGGGTGACTTTCGAAGCGATTTGCGAGGAGCTGAACTCTGTGATTGCGAAGGAGGACACGACGCTGCGAAACGCCATTCCGGTGAAGCAAAGGGTGGCGGTTTGTTTGTGGCGGTTGGCCACCGGCGACCCTCTGAGCGTGGTTTCGAAAAGGTTCGGTTTGGGGATATCCACTTGCCACAAACTGGTTCTTGAGGTTTGCACTGCCATAAAGAGAGTGCTTATGCCAAAGTATTTGCAATGGCCTAATGCTGTTGTCTTGAGGGACATCAAGGGTGAGTTTGAGAACGTTTCTGGGATCCCCAACGTTGTGGGATCCATGTTCACTTCTCATGTTCCCATCATAGCTCCTAAGATGAGTGTCTCTGCTTACTTCAACAAGAGGCACACTGAGAGGAACCACAAGACTTCATATTCAGTGACTGTTCAGGGTGTTGTCGACCATAGAGGGGTTTTCACCGATGTATGCATTGGGTGGCCTGGTTCGATGGGTAATGAGCAGGTGTTGGAAAAGTCGGCACTTTTTCAGAGGGCTAATAATGGTGGACTTAATCTCAGTGGGGTTTGGATTGTTGGGGGTTCCGGGTACCCTTTGTTGGATTGGGTTCTGGTGCCTTATACGCAGCAGAATCTCACTTGGACGCAGCATGCTTTCAATGAGAAGATTGGGGGGGTTCGGAGGGTTGCTAAGGATGCATTTGGGAGGTTGAAAGGAAGGTGGGGTTGCTTGCGAAAGAGGACTGAGGTGAAGCTGCAAGATTTGCCTCTTGTGCTCGGGGCTTGTTGTGTTTTGCATAATATATGTGAGTTGAAGAATGAGGAAATGGATCCTGAGTTGTTGAagattgatgatgatgttgttgacgatgatgatgatgatttggTGGTGGAGCCAGAGGTTCCCTTGAGATCTGTTAGCTCCTTGAAGGCTAGGGATGCAATTGCGCATAACCTTTTGCACCATGGACTAGCTGGCACTTCTTTTCTTTGA
- the LOC108331241 gene encoding leucine-rich repeat extensin-like protein 1, translating into MSTTTTTTYSITIPSQFLGASPASVQMSHISDSGFITKKLFSWIKVSFIVLALFTRVTWEEKVEDPSSALFCISDCSTCPVICSPPPPSLLTPSPSPPHSPSPSLPYNSYFSPPPPPSKPKLAPPPPQSHSSGAPPPPPPPSGLGQPLPTVVSAPHDFSYPYYYFYASAASSPSVHAPFFLLLFFLVFCCW; encoded by the coding sequence ATgagcaccaccaccaccactaccTACTCTATCACCATACCTTCTCAGTTTCTCGGAGCTTCCCCGGCTTCAGTCCAAATGAGTCACATCAGCGATTCAGGGTTCATTACAAAAAAGCTGTTTTCATGGATAAAGGTTTCCTTCATTGTGCTGGCTTTGTTTACCAGGGTGACATGGGAGGAGAAAGTAGAAGATCCCTCAAGTGCCCTTTTCTGCATCAGCGACTGCTCCACATGTCCTGTGATATGTTCACCCCCTCCTCCATCACTCCTAACACCATCACCTTCACCTCCGCACTCTCCGTCACCATCACTACCTTATAATTCCTATTtctcaccaccaccacctccttCCAAGCCCAAACTAGCACCACCTCCACCGCAGTCACATTCTTCAGGGGCTCCTCCACCACCCCCACCACCTTCAGGTTTGGGACAGCCCCTACCTACGGTGGTCTCAGCGCCGCATGACTTTTCCTATCCCTATTACTATTTCTACGCTTCCGCTGCTTCTTCTCCTTCCGTTCATGCACCCTTTTTTCTCTTGTTGTTCTTCCTAGTATTCTGTTGTTGGTAA
- the LOC108331240 gene encoding U-box domain-containing protein 35-like: MMKEAVIDDADVVRGLLEFANRNLIHSIVVGASAKNTLSSLKKLKAYQYQDIPTAMIKSAPDFCSVYIISKLKIMSARSAVRSLSKSLTTPKPVPVPPSPPSPGEGPLRGQLPRSRGTYEVAAEPMRIIQARERPKSTGNVISIDHIEIPPRPRNWSMDEKEISWLGVDFNRIDSGISESIPVTYSPQSAKELEAEMKRLRLELKQTMDMYSSACKQAISAKNQAEQIRQWKLEEDRKVEVVRMSQEAALAIAEKEKAIAKAAMEAAEEARRRAEQEAQRRKDAEEKARAEAEEKERALSTLAQNDTRYRRYTIEEIEMATEKFSPSNKIGEGGYGPVYKGHLDHTPVAIKILRPDAAQGMKQFNQEIEVLSCIRHPHMVLLLGACPEHGCLVYEYLDNGSLEDRLFRKNNSKPIPWNKRFEISAEIATALLFLHQNKPEPIVHRDLKPSNILVDRNYVSKISDVGLARLVPPSVANSVTQSYMTSAAGTFCYIDPEYQQSGILTTKSDIYSLGIMLLQIITGKPPMGLAHLVRKAVEKGRFEEVLDPVITDWPVEEALSYAKLALQCAQLSKKDRPILATEILPELNRLSRLELPPQNDQFSSSSDDNL; this comes from the exons ATGATGAAAGAAGCCGTAATTGATGATGCGGATGTTGTGAGAGGACTTCTAGAGTTTGCTAACAGGAATCTCATACATAGTATCGTGGTCGGTGCATCTGCCAAAAACACTTTGTCAAG TCTCAAAAAACTTAAAGCCTATCAGTATCAGGATATACCAACAGCCATGATCAAATCAGCTCCGGATTTCTGCTCTGTTTACATAATTTCGAAATTGAAGATTATGTCTGCTCGATCAGCGGTACGGTCATTGTCAAAAAGTTTAACTACACCGAAACCAGTTCCTGTGCCGCCAAGTCCGCCCAGTCCAGGAGAAGGACCATTAAG GGGACAACTACCTAGAAGTAGGGGCACTTACGAAGTAGCAGCAGAACCAATGAGAATAATACAGGCTAGAGAAAGACCAAAGAGTACGGGAAATGTTATATCAATAGACCACATTGAAATACCCCCTCGTCCACGAAATTGGTCAAtggatgaaaaagaaatttcatGGCTTGGGGTGGATTTCAATAGAATTGACTCTGGTATATCAGAATCCATCCCCGTGACATATTCTCCTCAATCCGCA AAAGAACTAGAAGCCGAGATGAAAAGATTGAGGCTTGAACTGAAGCAAACTATGGACATGTACAGCTCAGCTTGCAAGCAAGCAATCTCAGCCAAAAACCAG GCGGAACAGATTCGTCAATGGAAACTGGAAGAGGATCGCAAGGTTGAGGTAGTTAGGATGTCTCAAGAGGCCGCTCTTGCAATTGCAGAAAAGGAAAAGGCTATAGCCAAAGCTGCAATGGAAGCAGCTGAGGAGGCTAGGAGGAGGGCTGAACAGGAAGCACAGAGAAGAAAGGATGCAGAGGAGAAGGCCAGGGCAGAGGCAGAAGAGAAAGAACGAGCATTATCTACGTTGGCTCAAAATGATACCCGGTATAGAAGATACACCATAGAGGAGATTGAAATGGCCACAGAAAAGTTCTCCCCGTCAAACAAAATTGGTGAAGGAGGATACGGACCTGTGTATAAAGGCCACCTTGATCACACCCCCGTTGCAATCAAAATTTTAAGGCCTGATGCCGCTCAGGGCATGAAGCAGTTCAACCAAGAg ATTGAGGTACTAAGCTGCATTAGACATCCGCATATGGTCCTCCTCCTTGGTGCATGTCCGGAGCATGGATGCTTAGTGTATGAGTACCTGGATAACGGTAGCTTAGAAGACAGACTGTTCCGGAAAAACAACAGCAAACCAATTCCATGGAATAAACGGTTCGAAATATCTGCTGAGATAGCAACTGCACTCCTTTTCCTCCACCAAAACAAGCCAGAACCCATCGTGCACCGAGACCTCAAACCATCTAACATTCTCGTGGACAGGAATTACGTGAGTAAAATCAGTGATGTTGGTCTTGCACGTTTAGTCCCTCCTTCAGTAGCTAATTCTGTGACACAATCTTACATGACTTCGGCTGCTGGAACCTTTTGTTACATTGATCCCGAGTATCAACAATCGGGGATTCTAACAACAAAGTCAGATATATATTCTCTGGGGATAATGCTACTTCAGATAATCACAGGCAAGCCTCCCATGGGTCTTGCTCACCTAGTTAGGAAGGCAGTTGAAAAGGGCAGGTTTGAAGAAGTGCTGGACCCTGTGATCACAGATTGGCCGGTGGAAGAGGCTCTGTCATATGCCAAATTAGCATTGCAGTGTGCCCAACTCAGCAAGAAGGACAGACCAATTCTTGCAACGGAGATTTTGCCTGAGCTTAACAGGTTAAGCAGACTTGAATTGCCTCCTCAGAATGATCAATTTTCTTCAAGCAGTGATGATAATCTATAG
- the LOC108330554 gene encoding uncharacterized protein At4g33100, producing MREKKASKSLSSTSLCATLRDAYHNCFNRWYAEKFMKGHWDKQDCVSEWQKYRECLSQHLEDKHLIGFLQAEGIVQDSGVTSQ from the exons ATGAGGGAGAAGAAAGCCTCCAAATCTTTATCTTCAACCTCTCTTTGTGCCACACTTCGTGACGCATACCACAATTGCTTCAACAG GTGGTACGCCGAGAAATTCATGAAGGGTCACTGGGACAAACAAGATTGCGTTTCTGAGTGGCAGAAATACCGGGAGTGCCTTTCT CAACATTTGGAAGATAAGCATCTGATTGGTTTCTTACAAGCTGAAGGCATTGTTCAAGACAGTGGTGTTACTTCTCAGTAA